A single Anopheles funestus chromosome 2RL, idAnoFuneDA-416_04, whole genome shotgun sequence DNA region contains:
- the LOC125765116 gene encoding TBC1 domain family member 7, with amino-acid sequence MADERNFRSTYYEKVGCRGVEERKSLEILLKEKPLNLTKLTQFCIRFTVPKIHRTVLWNSLLGVTPVYDKSRDYVMEQRVAVYNDLLKALKTMRIVDENTPTSRVLYAMWLLEKKQLYLGRDITQESHFCNITKVLLEIFDNDIETYWMAKSLYDYSEEVSLEMGKLSDLTYTILEKEDNGLYIHLKSCDMLTALPLSDWYRSFFAGVLSEPALIRIWDKICGGAIKIVVFVMIEILRMLRRRVLRCVDRKSLFECIDSIKNEQETADMIVNGAIELWQQNKGHEYIPQSKVKTLS; translated from the exons ATGGCAGACGAGCGTAATTTCCGTTCAACCTACTACGAAAAGGTTGGCTGCCGAGGAGTGGAAGAACGGAAATCATTAGAAATTCTACTGAAAGAGAAACCCCTTAACCTGACCAAGCTGACACAGTTCTGTATTCGGTTCACAGTGCCGAAAATACATCGTACCGTGCTATGGAATTCGTTGCTTG GCGTTACACCGGTATATGATAAATCCCGGGACTACGTGATGGAGCAACGGGTAGCCGTGTATAACGATCTTCTGAAAGCACTCAAAACAATGCGAATAGTCGATGAGAACACTCCAACCTCTAGGGTactgtatgcaatgtggctgctggagaaaaaacaactgtATCTGGGCCGTGACATTACT CAAGAAAGCCATTTCTGCAACATCACAAAGGTTCTGTTAGAAATTTTCGATAATGACATCGAAACGTACTGGATGGCGAAAAGTTTGTACGATTACTCCGAGGAGGTATCCTTGGAAATGGGCAAACTTTCCGATCTGACCTACACAATTCTGGAAAAGGAAGATAATGGGTTGTACATCCATTTAAAGTCCTGTGATATGTTAACCGCACTGCCACTGTCCGACTGGTACAGATCATTCTTTGCCGGTGTATTATCGGAGCCGGCATTGATCCGCATATGGGATAAGATATGTGGCGGAGCGATTAaaattgtggtttttgtgatGATCGAAATACTTCGCATGCTGCGCCGACGGGTACTCCGTTGTGTGGATCGAAAAAGTCTCTTCGAATGCATCGACAGT ATAAAGAACGAACAGGAAACGGCCGACATGATCGTTAACGGGGCGATTGAGCTGTGGCAGCAAAATAAGGGCCACGAATATATCCCACAGTCAAAGGTAAAAACACTCAGTTAG
- the LOC125765105 gene encoding GDP-fucose transporter 1 encodes MYQPLEKENLFTKYIRIGVVVAAYWIISILTVFVNKALLSGLKLDAPLFVTWFQVLTSSSICFTMSMLSKRYPRIVSFPDGNPFDRETFRKVIPLSILFTAMIATNNLCLKYVGVAFYYVGRSLTTVFNVLLTYGLLGQKTSTKAVLCCVLIVAGFWIGVDQESLTESFSLVGTIFGVLGSLSLSLYSIYTKRTLQHVNQEVWLLSYYNNVYSAVLFIPLMIINGEVQEVLNYEHLAEAWFWGVMTIGGIFGFAIGFVTTLQIKVTSPLTHNISGTAKACAQTVIATSWYQETKSFLWWTSNVVVLLGSAFYTRVKQIEMDQLHREQMNSQKV; translated from the exons ATGTATCAACcattggaaaaggaaaatttgttcACAAAATACATCCGGATAGGAGTGGTGGTTGCGGCCTATTG GATCATTTCCATTCTGACGGTGTTTGTGAACAAAGCACTTTTGAGTGGGTTAAAGCTCGATGCGCCGCTATTTGTGACGTGGTTTCAAGTGCTAACTTCATCGTCAATATGTTTCACAATGAGCATGCTCAGCAAGCGATATCCACGCATCGTCAGCTTTCCCGACGGTAATCCCTTCGATCGGGAAACTTTCCGCAAGGTGATCCCATTGTCCATCCTATTCACGGCAATGATAGCAACGAACAATCTATGCCTAAAGTACGTCGGGGTAGCCTTCTACTACGTGGGTCGTTCGTTGACGACCGTCTTCAACGTGCTATTGACGTACGGCTTGTTGGGGCAGAAAACGAGCACCAAAGCGGTTCTGTGTTGTGTGCTGATTGTGGCCGGATTTTGGATCGGTGTCGATCAGGAAAGTTTAACAGAATCATTTTCGCTGGTCGGTACAATATTCGGTGTGCTTGGTTCGTTGAGCCTTTCGCTGTATTCGATCTACACAAAGCGCACACTGCAGCACGTAAACCAAGAAGTGTGGTTGCTAAGCTACTACAACAATGTCTACTCTGCGGTACTTTTCATTCCATTGATGATCATCAACGGGGAGGTGCAGGAAGTGTTGAACTATGAACACTTGGCTGAGGCTTGGTTTTGGGGTGTCATGACAATTGGAGGCATTTTCGGTTTCGCCATTGGGTTTGTAACGACCCTGCAGATAAAGGTTACCTCGCCGCTTACGCATAACATCTCCGGTACGGCTAAAGCGTGCGCTCAAACAGTCATAGCGACGTCCTGGTACcaggaaacaaaatcattcctTTGGTGGACATCGAACGTGGTCGTGTTGCTTGGTTCGGCATTCTACACACGCGTCAAACAGATCGAAATGGACCAGTTGCATCGTGAACAAATGAATAGTCAGAAGGTATGA
- the LOC125765043 gene encoding DNA-directed RNA polymerase III subunit RPC3, whose product MSIQLGKLCSRIIEQHFGEVVRTVVDDLFASIAKPLSQIIRSTGLTKSEVCKSLAILIKFNMVAFELNKARTLYEYRLHQDRIVMILRYPRYVHLIQTKFGHESAVLMEELLRSGTQTASYIIVKSMSNVDIKDHNTLALLRDKFVDLANEHYIIRAPVPIAGDGSGELMELCHDITNPFVMPELDLRILKDFHDGKATKAPDDSVHWLVNVEQFHIDFRNTIMVTAIERLIDSNAGECMKFLLQLMRERTNPWEAVSNPIALVDLRQRCERKSQNVEMLRYLDQYISVMESNDYLSKFDTKGGGQFTVNVKKIFEQLTWACIENIIVEKYGSKAARIFRVIRMKKYVEQEDIQKEAMVPAKEAKQLTYKLLEENFLQIQTFRKPGGGNAGAPKSFFLFYVNQSQIVSMLLELSYKALYNSITRLTHDKTVNKRLIEKSQRLESIVETMKERGESDAYISEILETLTPPEQEILAKVKLRVKSLYSAEIGIDETIFMLKLYQQYQK is encoded by the exons ATGTCCATTCAATTGGGTAAACTATGCTCTCGCATCATAGAACAGCATTTCGGTGAAGTAGTGCGAACAGTGGTGGACGATCTGTTCGCTTCGATCGCGAAACCACTGTCGCAAATAATTCGCTCAACGGGATTGACCAAATCGGAG GTATGCAAATCGTTGGCCATATTGATCAAATTCAACATGGTTGCGTTTGAGTTGAACAAAGCTCGCACGCTGTACGAGTATCGCTTACACCAAGATCGTATAGTGATGATATTGCGCTACCCTCGCTACGTGCACCTAATACAGACAAAATTTGGCCACGAATCGGCCGTGTTGATGGAAGAACTGCTACGGTCAGGTACCCAGACAGCATCGTACATTATCGTCAAATCGATGTCGAACGTTGACATCAAGGATCACAATACGCTAGCGTTGCTGAGAGACAAATTCGTCGACTTAGCCAATGAACACTACATCATTCGGGCGCCCGTACCGATTGCCGGCGATGGTAGTGGTGAATTGATGGAACTTTGTCACGACATTACCAATCCATTCGTGATGCCGGAGCTGGATTTGCGAATTTTGAAGGATTTTCACGATGGCAAAGCTACCAAAGCGCCCGACGATAGCGTACATTGGCTTGTGAACGTGGAACAGTTTCATATCGATTTCCGTAACACGATCATGGTTACAGCTATCGAGCGGCTCATTGATAGCAATGCGGGCGAATGCATGAAGTTCTTGCTTCAGCTGATGCGGGAACGCACGAACCCTTGGGAAGCGGTTTCGAACCCGATCGCGCTCGTAGACCTAAGGCAGCGCTGCGAGAGAAAGTCTCAGAATGTTGAAATGCTACGCTACCTCGATCAGTACATCTCCGTGATGGAATCGAATGATTACTTATCCAAGTTCGACACCAAGGGTGGCGGTCAGTTTACGGtaaatgtgaagaaaatctTCGAACAGCTGACGTGGGCTTGCATTGAGAATATCATCGTTGAAAAGTATGGCTCGAAAGCGGCCCGAATCTTCCGCGTGATCCGCATGAAGAAATACGTCGAGCAGGAGGATATCCAAAAGGAAGCTATGGTGCCTgcgaaggaagcaaaacagtTAACGTACAAATTGCTCGAAGAGAATTTTCTACAAATTCAAACGTTCCGCAAACCGGGCGGTGGAAACGCAGGTGCGCCAAAgtctttctttctgttttacgTTAACCAGTCGCAGATAGTCTCGATGCTGTTAGAACTGAGCTACAAGGCGTTGTACAATTCGATCACCCGCTTAACGCACGATAAGACCGTAAACAAGCGATTGATTGAAAAGAGCCAACGATTGGAAAGCATCGTAGAGACGATGAAGGAACGCGGCGAATCGGATGCGTATATTAGCGAAATCCTGGAAACGCTCACACCTCCGGAGCAGGAAATACTGGCAAAGGTAAAGCTACGCGTTAAGAGCCTTTACAGTGCGGAAATCGGAATAGACGAGACCATCTTCATGCTGAAACTGTATCAACAATatcagaaataa
- the LOC125765151 gene encoding 60S ribosomal protein L10-like, with protein sequence MGRRPARCYRYCKNKPYPKSRFCRGVPDPKIRIFDLGRKKASVEDFPLCVHLVSDEYEQLSSEALEAGRICCNKYLVKFCGKDQFHIRMRLHPFHVIRINKMLSCAGADRLQTGMRGAFGKPQGTVARVNIGQPIMSVRSSDRFKPQVIEALRRAKFKFPGRQKIFVSKKWGFTKYDRDVYQQHTDAGRLVQDGCGVQFRNDHGPLTKWEQHERDRLSA encoded by the exons ATGGGTCGCCGACCGGCAAGATGTTATCGTTATTGTAAAAACAAACCGTACCCGAAATCCCGCTTCTGTCGCGGTGTTCCGGATCCCAAAATCCGTATCTTCGATTTGGGCCGCAAGAAGGCGTCGGTGGAAGATTTCCCACTCTGCGTGCATCTTGTGTCCGATGAGTATGAACAGCTCAGCTCGGAGGCGCTCGAAGCGGGTCGTATCTGCTGCAACAAGTATCTGGTGAAGTTCTGCGGTAAGGATCAGTTCCACATCCGTATGCGTCTGCACCCGTTCCACGTTATTCGCATCAACAAGATGTTGTCCTGTGCCGGAGCCGATCG CCTTCAAACAGGAATGCGTGGTGCTTTCGGCAAACCGCAAGGTACGGTTGCACGCGTAAACATTGGGCAGCCGATCATGTCGGTACGCTCGAGTGACCGCTTCAAGCCGCAGGTTATCGAGGCGCTGCGTCGTGCCAAGTTCAAGTTCCCGGGTCGCCAGAAGATCTTCGTCTCCAAGAAGTGGGGCTTCACCAAGTACGACCGCGACGTGTATCAGCAACACACCGATGCAGGCCGCCTGGTACAGGACGGATGTGGTGTCCAGTTCCGCAATGATCATGGACCACTTACCAAATGGGAGCAACATGAACGTGATCGCCTTTCCGCTTAG
- the LOC125764970 gene encoding dolichyl-diphosphooligosaccharide--protein glycosyltransferase subunit STT3B, with amino-acid sequence MNRSSKSTTLRKTAGYSSLITFAVLLLAWLCGFSSRLFAVIRFESIIHEFDPWFNYRATAHMVENGFYKFLNWFDESAWYPLGRIVGGTVYPGLMITSGGIHWLLHTLNIPVHIRDICVFLAPIFSGLTAISTYLLTKELWSAGAGLFAASFIAIVPGYISRSVAGSYDNEGIAIFALQFTYYLWVKSVKTGSVYWAACTALSYFYMVSAWGGYVFIINLIPLHVFVLLIMGRYSPRLFTSYTTFYILGLILSMQIPFVGFQPIRTSEHMAASGVFLLLFAVGVLKHVQTMLSKQEFKRLFLVGGLLAAGVVFAGVVLLTMLGVIAPWSGRFYSLWDTGYAKIHIPIIASVSEHQPTTWFSFFFDLHILVCTFPVGLWYCIKKINDERVFVVLYAISAVYFAGVMVRLMLTLTPVVCILAGVAFSGLLEVFLKEDSAAGAKESGAEGEGEDASGEKKQMYDKAGKLKHRPKHDLSSHSAHGEQNTGLGSNVKNMVIVAILMLLMMFAVHCTWVTSNAYSSPSIVLAFYNSNDGTRNILDDFREAYYWLWQNTAPDARVMSWWDYGYQIAGMANRTTLVDNNTWNNSHIALVGKAMSSPEDKAYEIMTSLDVDYVLVIFGGVIGYSGDDINKFLWMVRIAEGEHPKDIRESDYFTDRGEFRIDSEGAPALLNCLMYKLSYYKFGELKLDYRGAAGYDRTRNAVIGNKDFELTYLEEAYTSEHWLVRIYRVKKPHEFNRPALKPDERVLPAGEFVSRKTTKRRKGLIKNRPVVVKGKRNK; translated from the exons ATGAATCGTTCCAGCAAGAGCACCACACTCCGCAAGACGGCCGGCTATTCCAGTCTGATAACATTCGCCGTCCTGTTGCTGGCATGGCTGTGCGGTTTCTCCAGCCGGCTGTTTGCTGTGATTCGTTTCGAGAGCATTATTCACGAATTCGATCCATG gtTCAACTACCGTGCCACGGCGCACATGGTGGAGAATGGATTCTACAAGTTCCTTAACTGGTTCGATGAATCCGCCTGGTATCCGCTGGGTCGTATTGTCGGCGGTACCGTATACCCCGGTCTTATGATCACGTCGGGTGGGATCCATTGGCTGCTCCATACGCTTAACATTCCGGTGCATATTCGGGACATCTGCGTGTTTCTGGCACCGATCTTTAGCGGTCTTACCGCCATCTCGACGTACCTGCTGACGAAGGAGCTATGGTCGGCCGGTGCCGGGCTGTTCGCCGCCAGCTTCATTGCTATTGTGCCCGGTTACATTAGCCGTTCGGTGGCGGGATCGTACGATAACGAAGGTATCGCGATTTTTGCCCTACAGTTCACCTACTATCTGTGGGTGAAATCGGTAAAAACCGGTAGCGTATACTGGGCGGCATGCACCGCCCTGTCCTACTTCTACATGGTGTCCGCCTGGGGTGGCTACGTGTTTATCATCAACCTGATCCCGCTGCACGTGTTCGTACTGCTGATTATGGGCCGCTACTCGCCGCGTCTGTTCACCTCCTACACGACGTTCTACATTCTTGGACTGATCCTTTCGATGCAAATTCCATTCGTTGGTTTCCAACCGATTCGCACGAGCGAGCATATGGCTGCGTCCGGTGTGTTTCTGCTCCTATTCGCTGTTGGCGTGCTGAAGCATGTTCAAACAATGCTTTCGAAGCAAGAATTCAAGCGACTTTTCCTTGTCGGAGGTTTGCTGGCAGCCGGTGTCGTATTTGCCGGTGTAGTATTGCTTACGATGCTCGGCGTGATAGCACCATGGAGCGGACGGTTCTACTCGCTATGGGACACCGGGTACGCGAAAATTCACATTCCGATCATTGCGTCCGTATCGGAGCATCAACCGACGACgtggttttctttcttcttcgatCTACACATCCTGGTGTGCACCTTCCCGGTAGGGTTGTGGTATTGCATCAAGAAGATCAACGATGAGCGCGTGTTCGTCGTGCTGTACGCGATCAGTGCCGTGTACTTTGCGGGTGTGATGGTGCGTCTGATGCTGACGCTGACGCCCGTCGTATGCATACTAGCTGGAGTGGCATTTTCTGGCTTGTTGGAAGTATTCCTGAAGGAAGATAGCGCAGCCGGTGCCAAAGAGAGCGGTGCAGAAGGTGAGGGAGAAGATGCCAGCGGAGAGAAGAAGCAAATGTACGATAAGGCAGGCAAACTTAAGCACCGTCCGAAGCATGACCTCTCATCGCATAGCGCGCATGGTGAGCAGAATACGGGCCTTGGTTccaatgtaaaaaatatggtGATTGTCGCCATTCTGATGTTGCTCATGATGTTCGCGGTTCACTGCACGTGGGTTACGTCTAACGCCTACAGCTCCCCCTCAATTGTGCTCGCTTTCTACAACAGCAACGATGG TACTCGCAACATTCTGGACGATTTCCGTGAAGCTTATTACTGGTTGTGGCAAAACACGGCACCGGATGCCCGCGTTATGTCCTGGTGGGACTATGGCTATCAGATAGCGGGTATGGCAAACAGAACAACGCTGGTAGATAATAATACTTGGAACAACAGTCACATCGCGCTCGTCGGCAAAGCCATGTCCTCGCCGGAGGATAAAGCGTACGAAATCATGACCTCACTCGATGTGGACTACGTGCTAGtgatctttggcggtgtgatCGGATACTCTGGTGACGACATCAATAAGTTCCTCTGGATGGTGCGTATTGCCGAGGGCGAACATCCGAAGGATATACGCGAAAGCGATTACTTTACCGATCGGGGCGAGTTCCGTATCGATTCCGAGGGTGCACCTGCACTGTTGAACTGTTTGATGTATAAACTTAGCTATTACAAGTTTGGAGAATTGAAGCTCGACTACAG AGGTGCTGCTGGATACGATCGCACCCGTAATGCCGTCATCGGTAACAAGGACTTTGAGCTAACGTATCTCGAAGAGGCGTACACGAGCGAACATTGGCTGGTGCGCATTTACCGTGTGAAGAAACCACACGAGTTCAACCGGCCCGCCCTGAAACCGGATGAACGGGTACTTCCGGCCGGCGAGTTCGTGTCGCGCAAGACAACCAAACGAAGGAAAGGATTAATTAAAAACCGTCCCGTTGTGGTGAAGGGCAAGAGAAATAAGTAA
- the LOC125764984 gene encoding L-asparaginase — MMDVVDQKPPTLSPSPESDDETPLAMRLTVQNGNSTNNVTHSPWKRKQLVDVNPHGSLDLSKLSMRRNSSYGKLPSEAPEAKVLVIYTGGTIGMMRNEKNALEPRPYEFVRKIRQYPNMHDDGYASKRYGPAKNMAPLVLPYVEGQHRRILYQISEYEPLLDSSNMSISDWVRIATDIRQSYEFFDGFVILHGTDTLSYTASALSFMFENLGKTIIITGSQIPIFETRTDGKDNFTSALILAGNYVLPEVCIFFNSRLFRGNRTIKVSSESLDAFNSPNAAPLAKMGINVEVDYRVIFRPCTVDKFTVHLQMDENVGLLRLFPSISVATVNAFLRAPMRGVVLQTYGAGNFPTNRADLIAALKEANERQVLIVNCTQCNEGAVCDLYETGRQLQEVGIIPGYDMTPEAALAKLSYVLSKQEWDWETKKKMMKSNLRGELTCEKPPEMQEYDLIDAVARTLHLTSTKELGQLKSSLFPAMVNTAVLAGDATKLANLKNYGANMSAENYDHRTALHVACCEGNTEMVQYLLQNGAAVHIRDRYDRTPLMDAIMHDHHQAIRLLIKCGAHLTGSIRAIGDGLCAAAARNQQLRLESYRIAGADMSQEDSCGRTALHVAALYGHTEIVHYLLKNYAELNAIDYLGLTPLDYAMKANSETVIPVLESHEARRGDELSFDTDKRSSMKDSFD; from the exons ATGATGGACGTCGTAGATCAGAAACCACCTACTCTGTCACCTTCTCCAGAAAGTGACGACGAAACACCGCTCGCCATGAGGCTGACGGTCCAAAATGGCAACTCCACCAACAACGTGACCCATTCGCCCTGGAAGCGCAAACAGTTGGTTGACGTAAATCCGCACGGTAGTCTGGATTTGAGCAAGCTGTCTATGCGACGAAACTCGAGCTATGGCAAACTACCGTCGGAAGCACCCGAAGCGAAAGTGCTCGTCATATACACCGGTGGTACGATTGGCATGATGCGGAATGAGAAGAATG CTCTGGAACCGCGACCGTACGAGTTTGTGCGCAAAATACGCCAATATCCAAATATGCACGATGACGGGTACGCTAGCAAGCGGTATGGACCGGCGAAAAATATGGCACCATTGGTATTGCCGTACGTGGAAGGACAACATCGCCGAATTCTGTATCAAATTTCGGAGTACGAACCACTGCTCGATTCGTCCAATATGAGCATAAGCGATTGGGTGCGCATTGCTACCGACATACGTCAGTCGTACGAGTTTTTCGACGGTTTTGTAATTCTGCATGGAACGGACACACTGTCCTATACCGCTTCGGCCCTATCGTTTATGTTTGAGAATCTTGGCAAAACCATCATTATCACCGGATCACAGATACCGATCTTTGAGACGCGCACCGACGGTAAGGATAACTTTACGTCCGCATTAATCCTGGCCGGAAACTACGTCCTGCCGGAGGTGTGCATTTTCTTCAACAGCCGCCTGTTTCGCGGTAATCGTACGATCAAGGTGAGCAGCGAATCGTTGGACGCGTTTAACTCACCCAATGCGGCTCCGCTCGCTAAGATGGGCATCAACGTGGAGGTCGATTATCGGGTAATTTTCCGACCGTGTACAGTGGACAAGTTCACCGTACATCTGCAGATGGACGAGAACGTGGGTTTGTTGCGATTGTTCCCAAGCATCTCGGTTGCGACGGTTAATGCTTTCCTTCGTGCACCGATGCGAGGTGTAGTGCTGCAGACATACGGCGCTGGCAATTTCCCGACTAACCGAGCGGATCTGATCGCGGCACTGAAGGAAGCGAACGAACGTCAGGTACTGATTGTAAATTGTACGCAGTGCAATGAAGGTGCCGTTTGTGATCTGTACGAAACGGGTCGGCAACTGCAGGAAGTCGGCATTATACCGGGGTACGATATGACACCGGAAGCAGCATTGGCTAAACTGTCGTACGTGCTGAGTAAGCAGGAGTGGGATTGGGAAACCAAGAAAAAG ATGATGAAAAGCAATCTGCGTGGAGAGCTAACATGTGAAAAGCCGCCAGAAATGCAGGAATACGATCTAATAGATGCTGTCGCACGAACCCTACATCTTACGTCCACGAAGGAATTGGGACAGTTAAAATCATCCCTGTTTCCAGCGATGGTCAACACGGCTGTGTTGGCCGGAGATGCGACGAAG TTGGCGAATCTGAAAAACTACGGTGCGAACATGTCGGCGGAAAACTACGATCATCGGACGGCACTCCACGTGGCCTGTTGCGAAGGAAACACCGAGATGGTGCAGTATCTGTTGCAGAATGGTGCGGCCGTACATATACGTGACCGGTACGATCGTACACCGCTGATGGATGCCATCATGCACGATCACCATCAGGCGATACGATTGCTGATCAAGTGCGGTGCCCATCTGACCGGTTCAATACGAGCCATCGGCGATGGTTTGTGTGCTGCTGCGGCACGCAACCAACAGTTGCGGCTTGAATCGTACCGGATTGCGGGCGCCGATATGTCACAGGAAGACTCGTGCGGACGTACCGCACTGCATGTGGCCGCACTGTATGGACACACAGAGATCGTTCATTATTTGTTGAAGAACTACGCCGAACTGAATGCGATCGATTACCTTGGTCTGACACCATTGGACTACGCAATGAAAGCAAACTCCGAGACGGTGATACCCGTACTGGAGAGTCATGAGGCACGCCGAGGAGATGAACTATCCTTCGATACAGATAAACGATCCTCGATGAAGGATTCGTTCGACTAA